One genomic segment of Primulina tabacum isolate GXHZ01 chromosome 9, ASM2559414v2, whole genome shotgun sequence includes these proteins:
- the LOC142555840 gene encoding LOW QUALITY PROTEIN: sister chromatid cohesion protein PDS5 homolog A-like (The sequence of the model RefSeq protein was modified relative to this genomic sequence to represent the inferred CDS: inserted 2 bases in 1 codon), whose protein sequence is MALKQLQQQLRELGEKLESPPASKDALIKVLKQGASCLSELDQTPPKSVMESMDAFLTSIAKPELVKHQDREVKLFVAVCICEITRITAPEAPYDDDVLKDIFELIVGTFSGLNDINGPSFGRRVVILETLARYRSCVVMLDLECDDLVNEMFNTFFKVASDEHPENALTSMQTIMEVLFEESEDVPENLLLSILSALGPNKKNINSAARRLAMNVIEHCAGKLEPGIKHFIISSMSGEKKFLNSEINYHGVLYDVGRCAPQILSGVVPYLTGELLSDQLDIRLKAVGLVGDLFTQPESTISDSFQPVFLEFLKRMTDRVVEVRMSVLEHVKTFLLANPSRVEAPQIISALSDRLLDYDENVRKQVVCVVCDVACHALSSIQVETIKLVAERLRDKSILVKRYTLERLADIYRASCFDKSSDSKKNAEYDWIVGKILRCFYDKDFRSDIVEPILSLSLFPADFSIKDKVLNWIRIFSGFDKVEVKALEKILEQKQRLQQEMQKYISLRLSSQEGDVAELQKKLMFCFRVMSRYFIDPAKAEENFQLLDQLKDSNMWKILTQLLDSNTGWLQACNSRDDLLSILGPKHRLYEFLGSLSLKCSCLLFNKDHVKEILLEAGVQKSSGSNELILSCMTILVILARFCPSMLAGIEEDLVHLLEDDNEIIKEGTLHILAKAGGTIREQLGVSSRSLDLILERICIEGSRRQAKYAVHALASITKDDGLMSLSVLYKRLVDMLEDKSHLPAVLQSLGCIAQAAMPVFETREREVEKFIKENILECSQVAGDQANDSWDGRSELCSLKIFGVKALVKSYLPVKDAHLRSGIDDLVLILKNILTFGDYSRDIKSSLVDMAHLKLAAAKAVLRLSKHWDHKIPVDVFYLTLKTSEDDFPEVNRLLLNKVHQYAKDRILDPKYACAFLLDFTSQQSDLEENKRNLSDIIQMCWQSRARQILSQADGISSQFYPEYILPYVVHSLAHHRTFPNVDECKDVKMFEVLYRQLYLFLSMLVHGDGKSEVSISKDEESTSLLNSIFLQIKRSEDAFDSTKSKNLYALCDLGMSIIKRLASKETVPQNSSASVTLPPVLYKLVEKKEDSDSLVGEAKTWLAEENVLAHFESLQLEANGIISEIAEDDIMKDSDSEGSEMPLGKLMKRLKAKIAKTRKEVKSESSPAEAAKGSNFDILEMVKEINSDLGTSSKLESSNGHEYVNKKRSGQKLQKRKSMLGETTNVPVPKRRRSSSAKAHKSRPAFAPKVSKGHIDGNQEEIVNDSNKINKELPSSSEDHSVQEKPSEPPESELLVDCIKNKPSSVSKKKSKRTYRDDDAFDKSSVDAKKPKKITDSSSPHRTNYSYLGSVKKQKEKSVTGLQKDNQSSMEDLVDCTIKVWWPMDKQFYEGIVKSFDTEKKKHVILYKDGDVEVLRLDKERWELVDNGKKSDKRSSSSKSFRPKGASSGKKSKATGSIKLEKKAEEKSPSSQVRGKRTPRKSPKQKQKTMLKVKSSMGSGGSPDVNLEFTKPSMTETDSEQEQNEKSGKVLSAEKPSDIHNKQLKDSEKGSSDAEESKEEDNDSEDTQSDHVGGSPLDADGSDDEAVSSSDMKHLDQIKEQAGQEDEETXDTMDGPAVTDEADKKSPTSLADAELSDDETLSTWKQRAGKK, encoded by the exons ATGATATAAATGGCCCATCATTTGGAAGGAGAGTAGTAATTCTTGAAACGTTGGCAAGATATAGATCTTGTGTCGTGATGCTGGATCTTGAGTGTgatgatcttgtaaatgaaatgttCAATACTTTCTTCAAAGTTGCTAG TGATGAGCATCCCGAGAATGCTTTGACTTCAATGCAGACAATTATGGAGGTTCTCTTTGAAGAAAGCGAGGATGTACCAGAGAACCTTTTACTTAGTATACTGTCTGCTTTAGGCCCGAACAAGAAG AACATAAACTCAGCTGCGAGGAGGCTTGCTATGAATGTCATAGAGCATTGTGCGGGAAAACTGGAACCTGGCATAAaacattttattatttcatcaatGTCTGGAGAAAAGAAGTTCCTGAATTCTGAGATTAATTATCATGGAGTACTCTATGATGTTGGCCGTTGTGCTCCTCAAATCTTATCTGGAGTTGTTCCTTATCTTACCGGAGAGCTTCTG AGTGATCAACTGGACATTCGTTTGAAAGCAGTGGGATTAGTGGGTGACCTCTTTACTCAGCCAGAATCTACTATTTCTGACTCATTCCAGCCTGTGTTTTTGGAGTTCTTGAAAAGGATGACTGATAGAGTGGTGGAGGTCAGAATGTCAGTCCTTGAGCATGTAAAGACTTTTCTTCTCGCAAATCCTTCACGAGTCGAAGCTCCTCAAATAATCT CTGCACTCAGTGATCGATTGTTAGattatgatgaaaatgttcGCAAGCAAGTTGTCTGTGTTGTTTGTGATGTGGCATGCCATGCCCTATCATCTATACAGGTTGAAACAATCAAGCTGGTAGCAGAACGTCTTCGTGATAAATCT ATTCTGGTCAAAAGATATACTCTAGAGAGATTAGCTGACATCTACAGAGCATCTTGCTTTGACAAGTCCAGTGACTCAAAAAAGAATGCTGAATATGATTGGATTGTTGGGAAAATTTTGAGATGCTTTTATGATAAAGATTTTAG GTCAGATATAGTTGAACCGATCCTATCTCTTTCCTTGTTTCCAGCAGATTTTTCCATTAAAGATAAGGTGCTAAATTGGATAAGGATCTTCTCTGGATTTGACAAAGTTGAAGTTAAGGCTCTTGAGAAGATTTTGGAGCAGAAACAAAG GTTGCAGCAAGAGATGCAGAAGTACATATCCCTTAGACTGTCGTCTCAG GAAGGTGATGTGGCGGAGCttcaaaaaaaattgatgtTCTGTTTCCGTGTTATGTCCCGCTATTTCATTGATCCAGCAAAGGCAGAGGAGAATTTTCAGCTTCTCGACCAATTAAAAGATTCCAACATGTGGAAAATTTTGACACAGCTTCTTGATTCAAACACTGGCTGGCTTCAAGCCTGTAATTCACGG GATGATTTATTAAGCATCCTTGGCCCAAAGCATCGGCTTTACGAATTTCTGGGCAGTCTTTCTTTGAAATGCTCTTGTTTACTTTTCAACAAGGATCATGTTAAAGAAATTCTTCTGGAGGCTGGTGTACAGAAATCATCTGGGAGTAATGAGTTGATTTTGTCCTGCATGACGATATTAGTG ATTCTTGCACGTTTTTGTCCTTCGATGCTTGCTGGGATAGAAGAAGATTTGGTACATCTTCTCGAGGAtgacaatgaaataataaaGGAAGGTACTTTGCATATTCTTGCAAAGGCTGGGGGAACTATCCGTGAACAGCTGGGAGTTTCGTCaag ATCATTAGACCTTATTCTTGAGCGCATATGCATTGAGGGTAGCCGAAGGCAGGCCAAATATGCTGTCCACGCACTGGCATCCATAACAAAAGATGATGGACTCATGTCACTTTCTGTTCTTTACAAG AGGCTGGTTGATATGCTTGAAGATAAGTCACATTTACCTGCTGTGCTCCAGTCTCTTGGTTGTATAGCTCAAGCTGCTATGCCAGTGTTCGAAACAAGAGAAAGGGAAGTTGAGAAGTTCATTAAGGAAAACATTCTGGAGTGCAGCCAA GTAGCAGGAGACCAGGCAAATGATTCTTGGGATGGTAGAAGTGAACTTTGTTCCTTGAAG ATTTTTGGGGTTAAAGCTTTGGTCAAGAGCTATTTGCCTGTCAAAGACGCTCACCTTCGTTCTGGTATTGATGACCTTGTTCTAATCCTCAAGAATATACTTACATTTGGTGATTACTCAAGGGATATTAAATCAAG TTTGGTTGATATGGCGCATTTGAAGCTTGCTGCAGCAAAAGCTGTGCTTCGCCTATCCAAACACTGGGATCATAAAATTCCTGTTGATGTCTTTTATCTGACCTTGAAAACATCGGAG GATGATTTTCCTGAGGTAAATAGACTACTTCTCAACAAGGTTCATCAATATGCAAAAGACAGAATTTTAGATCCCAAGTATGCCTGTGCCTTCCTGCTTGATTTTACTTCCCAGCAGTCTGATTTGGAAGAG AACAAACGCAATTTGAGTGATATCATTCAGATGTGTTGGCAAAGTAGAGCACGCCAAATTCTCTCACAGGCTGATGGAATTTCTTCACAGTTTTATCCAGAATACATTCTCCCATACGTGGTCCATTCCCTTGCTCATCATCGTACATTTCCTAATGTTGATGAATGCAAAGATGTCAAAATGTTTGAAGTTTTGTACAG GCAGCTATATTTGTTTCTGTCTATGCTGGTACATGGAGATGGTAAGTCTGAAGTCAGTATTAGCAAGGACGAGGAGAGCACTTCATTGTTGAATTCAATTTTTCTACAAATCAAGCGCTCTGAGGATGCTTTTGATTCAACTAAATCCAAG AACTTGTATGCTTTATGCGATCTCGGAATGTCGATTATCAAGAGGTTAGCTTCAAAAGAAACCGTTCCTCAAAACTCAAGTGCATCAGTGACCCTACCTCCTGTGCTTTATAAATTGGTCGAGAAGAAAGAAGATAGCGACTCCCTG GTTGGTGAAGCAAAGACCTGGTTGGCTGAGGAGAATGTATTGGCTCACTTTGAATCACTCCAACTGGAAGCTAATGGAATT ATTTCGGAAATTGCTGAGGATGATATCATGAAGGACAGTGACAGTGAGGGCAGTGAAATGCCATTGGGCAAGTTAATGAAACGTCTGAAGGCCAAAATAGCAAAGACAAGAAAAGAGGTGAAGAGTGAGTCTTCACCTGCTGAAGCAGCAAAAGGGAGTAATTTTGATATCCTGGAGATGGTTAAGGAAATAAATTCTGATCTGGGTACAAGTAGCAAGTTGGAATCAAGCAATGGTCATGAATATGTCAACAAAAAGAGAAGCGGCCAAAAGCTTCAAAAGAGGAAATCAATGTTAGGTGAAACAACCAATGTTCCTGTCCCTAAACGTCGGAGGTCATCATCTGCTAAAGCTCACAAGTCTCGTCCAGCATTTGCTCCAAAAGTTTCCAAGGGGCATATTGATGGAAATCAGGAAGAAATTGTTAATGATTCAAACAAAATTAACAAGGAACTTCCAAGTAGTTCAGAAGATCATTCTGTGCAAGAAAAACCTTCTGAACCTCCAGAGTCAGAGTTGTTAGTTGattgtataaaaaataaacCCAGCTCTGTGTCAAAGAAGAAAAGTAAACGAACCTACAGAGATGATGATGCATTTGATAAATCAAGTGTTGATGCAAAG AAGCCTAAGAAAATCACTGATTCTTCTAGCCCACACCGAACTAATTATTCCTACCTAGGATCAGTGAAGAAGCAAAAAGAAAAAAGTGTTACAGGATTACAAAAG GACAATCAAAGTTCCATGGAGGATTTAGTTGATTGCACGATAAAAGTTTGGTGGCCGATGGATAAGCA GTTTTACGAAGGTATTGTGAAATCTTTTGATACGGAGAAAAAGAAGCACGTG ATATTATAcaaggatggagatgtggaAGTTCTTAGATTAGACAAAGAACGTTGGGAACTCGTTGATAATGGCAAAAAAAGTGACAAG CGATCTAGTTCATCAAAGAGCTTCCGTCCTAAAGGAGC ATCATCTGGGAAGAAAAGCAAAGCTACAGGAAGCATAAAACTGGAGAAAAAAGCTGAAGAGAA ATCTCCATCATCTCAAGTCAGAGGGAAAAGAACTCCACGCAAAAGTCCTAAGCAAAAACAAAAGACTATGTTAAAGGTCAAATCTTCTATGGGAAGTGGGGGAAGTCCAGATGTTAATCTTGAATTTACCAAACCTTCCATGACTGAAACAGATTCAG AGCAGGAGCAGAACGAAAAATCTGGTAAGGTTTTATCCGCAGAGAAGCCATCTGACATCCACAATAAACAACTGAAAGATAGTGAGAAGGGTTCGAGTGATGCAGAAGAGTCTAAAGAGGAAGACAATGATTCTGAAGACACTCAAAGTGATCATGTTGGTGGATCTCCACTCGATGCTGATGGATCTGATGATGAAGCAGTTTCTTCTTCAGACATGAAGCATCTAGATCAGATAAAAGAACAAGCTGGCCAAGAAGATGAAGAAAC GGACACCATGGATGGCCCCGCAGTCACAGATGAAGCTGACAAGAAATCGCCTACTTCTCTTGCTGATGCAGAGCTTTCTGATGACGAGACTCTG AGTACGTGGAAACAACGTGCTGGAAAAAAATAA